In Oncorhynchus kisutch isolate 150728-3 linkage group LG7, Okis_V2, whole genome shotgun sequence, one DNA window encodes the following:
- the iars2 gene encoding isoleucine--tRNA ligase, mitochondrial isoform X2, protein MLLCRISAVSQSVARWGTSVRRGALLHPALSFNTSRCQNVSSTDGTVHPAAAQGAGPYRDSVLLPRTEFPMKLTGQNLIDREVQIQQECGFAELYSWQRERKAKKEYCLHDGPPYANGDPHVGHALNKILKDIQNRFEMLRGKQVHYVPGWDCHGLPIELKALGELGTSGLSPLQIRQKAREFAEGAIARQRAAFQRWGVMADWDKCYYTFDGTYEAAQLKVFQDMHSKGLIYQDYKPVFWSPSSRTALAEAELEYNPQHVSKAIYATFALATLPPKMAEAVGELGSISVLVWTTQPWTIPANQAVCFMPNAQYSVVKRRDSSQLLLVATERVSSLATLLSTELETVGTFTGTELEGGVCQHPTIPRKEVPLLPANFVTMGKGTGLVHTAPAHGMEDYSVASHFKLSVECIVDEEGRFTELAGPELQSLSVMGEGNDAVISMLKAVGSLVKEEECVHSYPYDWRSKEPVVIRPSKQWFIDIASLKDKAKEVLAKVRVIPESARGSLLAHLDRRPYWCISRQRSWGVPIPVFYHKETGEPLINKHTVSHVTQLFSEKGSDCWWELPLESLLPPEVLKKSKAGEVTDYERGDDVLDIWFDSGTSWAAVLEDSRADVYVEGKDQIGGWFQSSLLTSVAVQKRAPYKALMIHDFVISEKGEKMSKSLGNVVDPDTVIHGGEDPSVSPAYGVDVLRWWVAESNVFSEVQIGPNVLNSARDSINKLRNTLKFLLGNLQGFDPRTQAVDPKEMHYIDQYLLHLLRNYSMKMTDAYNDFGAGRAIRLLQAFITRDLSKFYFSIIKDRLYCDPEDSLGRRSCQTVLEEILDGVTRSIAPILPHLAEEVYLHAPGHNEGETMFRSGWIKSSPVWRRPGLEEAVEGACAIRDSFLSSIPGRNAAEYELTIEIEPGLLFELIESLQDEPTSSYSQLTELMMSSQTTLTSALPRDLPADALISNGSFLINLEGGVIREDSAYQVAAVPTSMARCPRCRRYTSSSPDCPCPRCQTILTRAQ, encoded by the exons ATGCTGCTGTGCCGCATTTCAGCAGTGAGCCAGAGCGTAGCGAGATGGGGAACGAGTGTTCGGAGAGGCGCCCTTCTCCACCCCGCACTCTCCTTCAACACCAGCCGTTGTCAAAATGTCAGCTCCACCGACGGTACGGTTCACCCTGCAGCCGCCCAGGGTGCTGGGCCGTACCGCGACAGTGTGTTGCTTCCCCGTACTGAATTCCCCATGAAACTAACCGGACAGAATCTCATAGACCGGGAGGTACAGATACAACAG GAGTGTGGCTTTGCAGAACTCTActcatggcagagagagaggaaggccaAGAAGGAATACTGTCTCCACGATGGCCCCCCATACGCCAACGGGGACCCACATGTGGGACATGCCCTCAATAAG ATCCTCAAAGACATCCAGAACCGCTTTGAGATGCTGAGGGGGAAACAGGTTCACTATGTCCCAGGCTGGGACTGCCATGGGCTGCCCATTGAACTGAAGGCACTGGGAGAGCTGGGAACCAGTGGACTGAGCCCTCTGCAGATAAGACAGAAAG CTCGGGAGTTTGCGGAGGGGGCGATCGCTCGTCAGCGCGCTGCCTTCCAGCGCTGGGGTGTGATGGCGGACTGGGATAAGTGCTACTACACCTTTGATGGGACTTATGAGGCAGCTCAGCTTAAGGTCTTCCAGGACATGCACAGCAAG GGTCTGATCTACCAGGACTACAAGCCAGTTTTCTGGTCTCCTTCCTCCAG gaCAGCTCTTGCGGAGGCAGAGTTGGAGTATAACCCACAGCACGTGAGCAAAGCAATCTATGCCACCTTTGCCCTGGCCACCCTGCCCCCTAAGATGGCGGAAGCTGTAGGGGAGTTGGGCAGCATTTCTGTGTTGGTGTGGACCACCCAACCATGGACCATCCCAGCCAACCAGGCTGTCTGCTTTATGCCAAATGCCCA GTACTCAGTAGTGAAGAGGAGAGACAGCTCACAGCTCCTCCTAGTGGCCACTGAGCGCGTTTCCAGCCTGGCAACACTGCTGAGCACAGAGCTGGAGACTGTGGGCACTTTCACAG GTACAGAACTTGAGGGAGGAGTCTGCCAGCATCCCACCATTCCCAGGAAGGAGGTTCCATTGCTTCCAGCTAATTTTGTGACCATGGGCAAAGGAACGGGATTGGTTCACACAGCTCCTGCCCATGGGATGGAGGACTACAGTGTGGCCTCCCACTTTAAACTATCAGTG GAGTGTATCGTGGATGAGGAAGGCAGGTTCACTGAGCTggctgggcctgagctacagagTCTGTCTGTGATGGGGGAGGGCAACGATGCAG TGATCTCCATGCTGAAGGCTGTCGGTTCTCTAgtgaaggaggaggagtgtgtcCACAGTTACCCGTACGACTGGAGGAGTAAAGAGCCTGTAGTCATCAGGCCCAGCAAACAGTGGTTCATTGACATCGCCAGCCTTAAAGACAAGGCCAAG GAAGTGCTGGCTAAGGTGCGTGTGATCCCAGAATCGGCGAGGGGCAGTCTGTTGGCCCACCTGGACAGAAGACCGTACTGGTGTATCTCACGCCAGAGGAGCTGGGGTGTGCCCATACCTGTGTTCTACCACAAGGAGACAGGAGAGCCTCTCATTAACAA GCACACTGTATCCCATGTGACCCAGCTGTTCTCAGAGAAGGGCAGTGACTGCTGGTGGGAGCTGCCCCTGGAATCTCTATTGCCACCAGAGGTGCTCAAGAAG agtaAAGCAGGAGAGGTAACAGACTACGAGCGTGGAGATGATGTGTTGGACATCTGGTTTGACAGTGGAACCTCCTGGGCTGCTGTTCTTGAAG actCGAGGGCTGATGTGTATGTGGAGGGAAAGGACCAGATAGGAGGTTGGTTCCAGTCCTCTCTGCTCACCAGTGTTGCTGTGCAGAAAAGGGCTCCCTACAA ggcTCTGATGATACATGACTTTGTGATAAGCGAGAAAGGAGAGAAGATGTCCAAGTCTTTAGGCAACGTAGTAGACCCCGATACAGTCATCCACGGGGGGGAG GACCCCAGTGTGTCTCCTGCCTATGGAGTGGATGTGTTGCGTTGGTGGGTGGCAGAGTCCAACGTCTTCTCTGAGGTCCAGATCGGCCCCAACGTGCTCAACTCAGCCAGAGACAGCATCAATAAG TTGAGGAATACCCTGAAGTTCTTGCTAGGGAATCTGCAGGGTTTTGACCCTCGTACTCAGGCAGTGGACCCTAAAGAAATGCACTACATTGACCAGTACCTACTGCACCTTCTACGGAACTACAGTATGAAGATGACAGATGCCTACAATGATTTTGGTGCGGGCAGGGCCATCCGCCTGCTCCAAGCCTTCATCACCAGAGACCTCTCCAAGTTCTACTTCAGCATCATCAAGGACAG gctGTACTGTGATCCTGAGGACTCGTTGGGTCGGCGGTCCTGTCAGACGGTTCtagaggagattctggacggagTGACGCGCTCCATCGCTCCTATCCTACCTCACCTGGCCGAAGAGGTCTACTTACACGCCCCAGGACATAACG AGGGGGAGACCATGTTCAGGAGTGGCTGGATTAAGAGCAGTCCTGTGTGGCGGAGGCCGGGATTGGAGGAAGCCGTGGAGGGGGCATGCGCTATCAGGGATTCCTTCCTGTCCTCTATCCCAGGACGCAATGCAGCCGAGTATGAGCTGACCATAGAGATTGAGCCTGGCCTACTGTTTGAACTCATTGAG tctctccaAGACGAACCTACTTCCTCTTACTCTCAGCTAACAGAGCTGATGATGTCATCGCAGACAACTCTGACTAGTGCCCTGCCCAGAGACCTGCCCGCTGATGCCCTCATCAGCAACGGCAGTTTCCTCATCAACCTTGAGG
- the iars2 gene encoding isoleucine--tRNA ligase, mitochondrial isoform X1 yields MLLCRISAVSQSVARWGTSVRRGALLHPALSFNTSRCQNVSSTDGTVHPAAAQGAGPYRDSVLLPRTEFPMKLTGQNLIDREVQIQQECGFAELYSWQRERKAKKEYCLHDGPPYANGDPHVGHALNKILKDIQNRFEMLRGKQVHYVPGWDCHGLPIELKALGELGTSGLSPLQIRQKAREFAEGAIARQRAAFQRWGVMADWDKCYYTFDGTYEAAQLKVFQDMHSKGLIYQDYKPVFWSPSSRTALAEAELEYNPQHVSKAIYATFALATLPPKMAEAVGELGSISVLVWTTQPWTIPANQAVCFMPNAQYSVVKRRDSSQLLLVATERVSSLATLLSTELETVGTFTGTELEGGVCQHPTIPRKEVPLLPANFVTMGKGTGLVHTAPAHGMEDYSVASHFKLSVECIVDEEGRFTELAGPELQSLSVMGEGNDAVISMLKAVGSLVKEEECVHSYPYDWRSKEPVVIRPSKQWFIDIASLKDKAKEVLAKVRVIPESARGSLLAHLDRRPYWCISRQRSWGVPIPVFYHKETGEPLINKHTVSHVTQLFSEKGSDCWWELPLESLLPPEVLKKSKAGEVTDYERGDDVLDIWFDSGTSWAAVLEEMKEESDTDSESRLSWLPSSLRKPLVPDSRADVYVEGKDQIGGWFQSSLLTSVAVQKRAPYKALMIHDFVISEKGEKMSKSLGNVVDPDTVIHGGEDPSVSPAYGVDVLRWWVAESNVFSEVQIGPNVLNSARDSINKLRNTLKFLLGNLQGFDPRTQAVDPKEMHYIDQYLLHLLRNYSMKMTDAYNDFGAGRAIRLLQAFITRDLSKFYFSIIKDRLYCDPEDSLGRRSCQTVLEEILDGVTRSIAPILPHLAEEVYLHAPGHNEGETMFRSGWIKSSPVWRRPGLEEAVEGACAIRDSFLSSIPGRNAAEYELTIEIEPGLLFELIESLQDEPTSSYSQLTELMMSSQTTLTSALPRDLPADALISNGSFLINLEGGVIREDSAYQVAAVPTSMARCPRCRRYTSSSPDCPCPRCQTILTRAQ; encoded by the exons ATGCTGCTGTGCCGCATTTCAGCAGTGAGCCAGAGCGTAGCGAGATGGGGAACGAGTGTTCGGAGAGGCGCCCTTCTCCACCCCGCACTCTCCTTCAACACCAGCCGTTGTCAAAATGTCAGCTCCACCGACGGTACGGTTCACCCTGCAGCCGCCCAGGGTGCTGGGCCGTACCGCGACAGTGTGTTGCTTCCCCGTACTGAATTCCCCATGAAACTAACCGGACAGAATCTCATAGACCGGGAGGTACAGATACAACAG GAGTGTGGCTTTGCAGAACTCTActcatggcagagagagaggaaggccaAGAAGGAATACTGTCTCCACGATGGCCCCCCATACGCCAACGGGGACCCACATGTGGGACATGCCCTCAATAAG ATCCTCAAAGACATCCAGAACCGCTTTGAGATGCTGAGGGGGAAACAGGTTCACTATGTCCCAGGCTGGGACTGCCATGGGCTGCCCATTGAACTGAAGGCACTGGGAGAGCTGGGAACCAGTGGACTGAGCCCTCTGCAGATAAGACAGAAAG CTCGGGAGTTTGCGGAGGGGGCGATCGCTCGTCAGCGCGCTGCCTTCCAGCGCTGGGGTGTGATGGCGGACTGGGATAAGTGCTACTACACCTTTGATGGGACTTATGAGGCAGCTCAGCTTAAGGTCTTCCAGGACATGCACAGCAAG GGTCTGATCTACCAGGACTACAAGCCAGTTTTCTGGTCTCCTTCCTCCAG gaCAGCTCTTGCGGAGGCAGAGTTGGAGTATAACCCACAGCACGTGAGCAAAGCAATCTATGCCACCTTTGCCCTGGCCACCCTGCCCCCTAAGATGGCGGAAGCTGTAGGGGAGTTGGGCAGCATTTCTGTGTTGGTGTGGACCACCCAACCATGGACCATCCCAGCCAACCAGGCTGTCTGCTTTATGCCAAATGCCCA GTACTCAGTAGTGAAGAGGAGAGACAGCTCACAGCTCCTCCTAGTGGCCACTGAGCGCGTTTCCAGCCTGGCAACACTGCTGAGCACAGAGCTGGAGACTGTGGGCACTTTCACAG GTACAGAACTTGAGGGAGGAGTCTGCCAGCATCCCACCATTCCCAGGAAGGAGGTTCCATTGCTTCCAGCTAATTTTGTGACCATGGGCAAAGGAACGGGATTGGTTCACACAGCTCCTGCCCATGGGATGGAGGACTACAGTGTGGCCTCCCACTTTAAACTATCAGTG GAGTGTATCGTGGATGAGGAAGGCAGGTTCACTGAGCTggctgggcctgagctacagagTCTGTCTGTGATGGGGGAGGGCAACGATGCAG TGATCTCCATGCTGAAGGCTGTCGGTTCTCTAgtgaaggaggaggagtgtgtcCACAGTTACCCGTACGACTGGAGGAGTAAAGAGCCTGTAGTCATCAGGCCCAGCAAACAGTGGTTCATTGACATCGCCAGCCTTAAAGACAAGGCCAAG GAAGTGCTGGCTAAGGTGCGTGTGATCCCAGAATCGGCGAGGGGCAGTCTGTTGGCCCACCTGGACAGAAGACCGTACTGGTGTATCTCACGCCAGAGGAGCTGGGGTGTGCCCATACCTGTGTTCTACCACAAGGAGACAGGAGAGCCTCTCATTAACAA GCACACTGTATCCCATGTGACCCAGCTGTTCTCAGAGAAGGGCAGTGACTGCTGGTGGGAGCTGCCCCTGGAATCTCTATTGCCACCAGAGGTGCTCAAGAAG agtaAAGCAGGAGAGGTAACAGACTACGAGCGTGGAGATGATGTGTTGGACATCTGGTTTGACAGTGGAACCTCCTGGGCTGCTGTTCTTGAAG AAATGAAGGAGGAGAGTGACACTGACTCTGAGTCACGGCTCAGCTGGCTCCCTTCCTCCCTACGCAAACCCCTGGTGCCAG actCGAGGGCTGATGTGTATGTGGAGGGAAAGGACCAGATAGGAGGTTGGTTCCAGTCCTCTCTGCTCACCAGTGTTGCTGTGCAGAAAAGGGCTCCCTACAA ggcTCTGATGATACATGACTTTGTGATAAGCGAGAAAGGAGAGAAGATGTCCAAGTCTTTAGGCAACGTAGTAGACCCCGATACAGTCATCCACGGGGGGGAG GACCCCAGTGTGTCTCCTGCCTATGGAGTGGATGTGTTGCGTTGGTGGGTGGCAGAGTCCAACGTCTTCTCTGAGGTCCAGATCGGCCCCAACGTGCTCAACTCAGCCAGAGACAGCATCAATAAG TTGAGGAATACCCTGAAGTTCTTGCTAGGGAATCTGCAGGGTTTTGACCCTCGTACTCAGGCAGTGGACCCTAAAGAAATGCACTACATTGACCAGTACCTACTGCACCTTCTACGGAACTACAGTATGAAGATGACAGATGCCTACAATGATTTTGGTGCGGGCAGGGCCATCCGCCTGCTCCAAGCCTTCATCACCAGAGACCTCTCCAAGTTCTACTTCAGCATCATCAAGGACAG gctGTACTGTGATCCTGAGGACTCGTTGGGTCGGCGGTCCTGTCAGACGGTTCtagaggagattctggacggagTGACGCGCTCCATCGCTCCTATCCTACCTCACCTGGCCGAAGAGGTCTACTTACACGCCCCAGGACATAACG AGGGGGAGACCATGTTCAGGAGTGGCTGGATTAAGAGCAGTCCTGTGTGGCGGAGGCCGGGATTGGAGGAAGCCGTGGAGGGGGCATGCGCTATCAGGGATTCCTTCCTGTCCTCTATCCCAGGACGCAATGCAGCCGAGTATGAGCTGACCATAGAGATTGAGCCTGGCCTACTGTTTGAACTCATTGAG tctctccaAGACGAACCTACTTCCTCTTACTCTCAGCTAACAGAGCTGATGATGTCATCGCAGACAACTCTGACTAGTGCCCTGCCCAGAGACCTGCCCGCTGATGCCCTCATCAGCAACGGCAGTTTCCTCATCAACCTTGAGG